Proteins co-encoded in one Lineus longissimus chromosome 11, tnLinLong1.2, whole genome shotgun sequence genomic window:
- the LOC135495547 gene encoding protein fantom-like isoform X3 produces MPEIRHNMDIDTDRVPVRDANSRKRAKMIAEDADPLAQREAHTRATVSKWTREDLEDKYLRMYEENIVLKKHARKQEDKIKRMATKLLRLVSDKKKTEHSDKGSGGHKGRDIETEEMLEDLHGKIRELEKHNAQLKDKLMVTKQQLTITGTRHTPYPNAQSRINTGIAKHHHSDARVTKNIRVQGPSPGLTGTARAHSPTLPRYGHSLLEDARFEIRKQERTIEELNEQINIYEQDVEFVKEQMRMREAEFEEDLLKIKQQATAGQRATVQENVDMIRLQREVKEKSMKLTSLTTKYQHMEDKLHTMKTSHDQLLMEMEHLNHQLNQEQNRVLTLQNELKAGSATQRKIYELEEQVESFKRDNAVLTEANEKLVTSAFDLERERDWRQRENALKVQIAQLEATLKADVGEKGGIIDKYAEERDARDKAEKELSEKQIQFYELKEEHDELKEKMKFFTKESAVDFTEIEETLVLVKQKKEKGEQELDFLQKVDGETRKDYQKQLTMLQAEYAETINELEKTRNMLIVQHNINKDYQIEVESVSRKMDEIKLEYETKLDEYAKLLDIRAARIKKLEAQLKDIAYGTRQYRITEDDDAMSDTEEFDETVHLERGQNLFEIHINKMMLSDEGLRAMGDEEPAVFCTWEFYEFEIQATTVMKSGRPEFDFTSQYIVKVDDFFLHYLQKETTTVELHHAFGTDYTTVAVCQLQFKDIFDKTHGRVHGVAQLIGTDSGTVGLNYGSVEYWIRLRVPMDQALRLYKERTKALGYITSNLKATDQALQALDETARGRPTDNVNEMHVKLIRCTGVKARREGTQPSPYAVYRFFDYPDHDTTIVQNSNNPEFNDHKSYPIPMTVDLDKYLKGQSLMVYVFDDTDPEEAAYLGVATVPLLPLAHDKTVKGTFELRQADGSVNGSVDVQLKWQYSYMPPKTSTKTAAQLLASGPAEKPGHPVLMPGEDLSKSPDAQATSFALPAPQAASTPMKSMAKAKARPQEMRVTFPPPSLEQPKEGPVQPIEEYISPAQAAQAASEVQEEYVTEMRLEKKKPTITLTESSKDGLTVTYGEPEFGQPQRPVPKPRTVAAPQPEVEEEDVTKAKGTIAAAIRKKREAKAAREEAAKASLEEQEPEASFDASVTPEDTESALYSDIVKGSSTADSHPEPEVEDEDNVDGGEKSDKKKGKFSLKGIFGKGKKEKEEKKKEKKKKEEPVKEITPPVVRVEDDDEDTEIEEELEHDDVTEERPAETGESSMESDSEGLVLIGQRSKNKSASVKQADSVTVTIASFSLEEGTSIFTEPSVQMLFVEYRFLNCPPDELETPFSLPKPQNPHMPIVFNFQKIFHVDMERNYEKRQHLASMLLPDHPDDGRICFTVVSEPTEDNQSAECEDIGSAFVSVRDILKSGKNIYEKDIPVFDVRDGKSVIGSLNVTVECLEAMKAVQEELQ; encoded by the exons ATGCCAGAGATTAGACACAATATGGACATCGATACTGACCGGGTTCCTGTCCGGGATGCAAATTCCCGGAAGAGAGCAAAAATGATTGCAGAAGATG CTGATCCCTTAGCCCAAAGAGAAGCGCACACCCGTGCCACGGTGTCAAAATGGACCCGTGAAGACCTCGAAGACAAGTACCTCCGAATGTACGAGGAGAATATCGTCTTGAAAAAACATGCGAGGAAGCAGGAGGATAAAATCAAAAG AATGGCCACAAAGCTTTTACGTCTTGTCAGCGACAAGAAGAAGACTGAGCACAGTGACAAGGGAAGTGGGG gcCACAAAGGACGAGATATAGAGACAGAAGAAATGCTCGAAGACCTGCATGGGAAGATCAGAGAATTAGAGAAACATAATGCACAGCTCAAAGACAAG CTTATGGTCACAAAACAACAGTTGACCATCACTGGCACCAGACACACACCGTACCCTAATGCTCAGTCAAGAATTAACACT GGCATTGCCAAACACCATCATAGTGATGCCAGGGTGACCAAGAATATCCGAGTGCagggaccatctccaggacTCACCGGCACAGCCAG AGCTCATTCACCTACATTACCTAGATATGGACACAGCTTACTGGAAGATGCCCGCTTTGAGATCAGGAAACA GGAAAGAACGATAGAGGAGCTGAACGAACAGATCAACATCTACGAGCAGGATGTAGAATTTGTAAAAGAGCAGATGAGAATGAGAGAGGCAGAGTTCGAGGAGGACCTGTTGAAGATCAAACAACAAGCGACTGCCGGGCAGCGGGCGACCGTCCAGGAGAATGTCGATATGATTCGGCTGCAGCGCGAGGTCAAGGAGAAGTCTATGAAGCTGACGTCATTGACGACGAAATATCAGCATATGGAAGAT AAACTCCACACGATGAAGACGAGTCATGACCAGTTGCTGATGGAAATGGAACATCTGAATCATCAGTTGAACCAGGAGCAGAATAGGGTACTGACGCTACAGAATGAACTCAAGGCTGGTTCCGCCACGCAGCGTAAAATTTACGAG CTTGAGGAGCAAGTGGAGTCGTTCAAGAGGGATAATGCTGTCCTTACGGAGGctaatgagaaacttgtcacaag TGCCTTTGACCTCGAGAGGGAGAGAGACTGGCGGCAGAGAGAGAACGCCCTGAAGGTCCAGATCGCACAACTGGAGGCGACACTCAAAGCTGACGTCGGAGAGAAGGGTGGCATAATTGATAAATATGCTGAAGAGAGGG aTGCCCGTGACAAGGCTGAGAAGGAACTTAGCGAGAAACAGATTCAGTTTTATGAACTGAAAGAAGAACATGACGAACTCAAAGAAAAGATGAAGTTCTTTACTAAG GAAAGTGCTGTCGATTTCACTGAGATTGAAGAAACTTTGGTTCTGGTGAAACAAAAGAAGGAGAAGGGAGAACAGGAACTGGACTTCCTACAGAAGGTGGATGGTGAGACAAGAAAAG ACTACCAGAAGCAGTTGACCATGCTTCAGGCCGAATACGCCGAGACAATAAATGAGCTCGAGAAGACGCGAAACATGTTAATCGTCCAGCACAACATCAACAAAGACTACCAGATTGAAGTGGAGTCAGTCAGTCGCAAGATGGACGAGATTAAATTAGAATACGAGACAAAACTTGACGAGTACGCCAAACTATTAGACATCAGAGCAGCTCGGATCAAG AAACTGGAAGCTCAACTCAAGGACATTGCATATGGAACAAGGCAGTATAGAATCACAGAAGATGATGAT GCGATGTCTGATACTGAAGAGTTTGACGAGACAGTTCACTTGGAGCGTGGCCAGAATCTGTTTGAGATTCATATCAACAAG ATGATGCTGTCTGATGAAGGCCTGCGGGCCATGGGGGATGAGGAACCAGCCGTCTTCTGTACCTGGGAGTTCTACGAGTTTGAAATCCAGGCAACAACTGTGATGAAGAGTGGCAG ACCTGAGTTTGACTTCACGTCTCAATATATTGTCAAGGTGGATGATTTCTTCCTTCACTATCTACAAAAG GAAACTACCACAGTTGAGCTGCACCATGCCTTTGGGACAGATTATACAACGGTGGCAGTCTGCCAGTTACAGTTCAAGGACATATTTGACAAGACACACGGCCGAGTCCATGGGGTTGCGCAGCTCATTG GTACGGACAGCGGTACTGTCGGTCTGAATTACGGAAGCGTCGAGTACTGGATAAGGTTGAGGGTCCCAATGGATCAGGCACTGCGCTTGTACAAG GAGCGTACTAAGGCCCTGGGTTACATCACATCCAACCTCAAGGCAACAGACCAAGCCCTTCAAGCCCTTGATGAGACAGCCAGGGGCAGACCAACGGACAATGTCAATGAGATGCATGTCAAGTTGATCAGGTGCACGGGTGTCAAGGCCAGGAGAGAAG GTACCCAGCCATCGCCGTACGCTGTGTACAGATTCTTTGACTACCCAGATCATGACACGACCATAGTTCAAAACAGTAACAACCCTGAGTTCAATGATCACAAGTCCTATCCTATCCCGATGACGGTCGACTTGGATAAATATCTGAAAGGCCAG TCGTTAATGGTTTACGTGTTTGACGACACTGACCCCGAGGAAGCAGCCTACCTCGGCGTGGCCACTGTCCCCCTGCTGCCCCTCGCCCACGACAAAACAGTCAAAGGAACGTTTGAATTGAGGCAGGCTGATGGTTCGGTCAATGGTAGCGTGGACGTCCAGTTGAAGTGGCAGTACTCGTATATGCCTCCGAAGACTTCCACCAAGACTGCAGCACAG CTCCTGGCCAGTGGTCCGGCCGAAAAGCCTGGGCACCCGGTCCTCATGCCAGGTGAGGACTTGTCCAAGTCACCAGACGCCCAGGCTACGAGCTTTGCCCTGCCCGCCCCACAGGCAGCGTCAACCCCCATGAAGTCAATGGCAAAGGCTAAGGCCAGGCCGCAGGAAATGAGGGTGACGTTCCCACCTCCGTCGTTAGAGCAACCGAAAGAGGGTCCGGTACAACCGATAGAGGAATACATATCACCAGCCCAGGCGGCCCAGGCAGCTTCAGAGGTACAGGAG GAATATGTCACTGAAATGCGTTTGGAAAAGAAGAAGCCGACAATAACGCTGACTGAGAGCTCTAAAGACGGCCTGACGGTGACGTACGGTGAGCCAGAGTTTGGTCAGCCACAGAGACCAGTCCCTAAGCCAAGAACAG tggcggcgccacagcCTGAGGTGGAGGAGGAAGACGTGACGAAGGCCAAGGGGACAATCGCTGCTGCCATCAGGAAAAAAAGAGAGGCAAAGGCAGCACGGGAAGAAGCTG CTAAAGCAAGCTTAGAGGAGCAGGAGCCTGAGGCTAGCTTTGATGCATCCGTCACCCCAGAAGACACCGAGTCTGCTCTATATAGTGATATCGTGAAAG GTAGCAGCACGGCTGACAGTCATCCTGAACCTGAGGTGGAGGACGAAGATAATGTAGACGGTGGTGAAAAAAGTGAtaaaaagaaaggaaaattCTCCCTGAAGGGGATATTTGGGAAAG gaaagaaagaaaaagaagagaagaagaaggaaaagaaaaagaaag aggAGCCAGTTAAGGAAATCACG CCTCCAGTGGTTAGGGTTGAGGATGACGATGAAG ACACCGAGATAGAGGAAGAACTCGAACATGATGACGTCACCGAAGAGCGACCGGCTGAAACTGGAGAGTCGAGTATGGAGTCGGACAGCGAGGGATTGGTCCTGATTGGGCAAAGGAGTAAGAATAAGTCGGCCAGCGTG AAACAAGCCGACTCTGTCACAGTGACTATCGCGTCGTTCAGCCTCGAGGAAGGAACGTCCATTTTCACGGAGCCAAGTGTTCAGATGCTTTTCGTTGAATACCGGTTCCTTAATTGTCCACCAGACGAATTAGAGACGCCGTTCTCATTACCAAAGCCACAAAATCCACACATGCCTATCGTCTTTAACTTCCAGAAAA TATTTCACGTCGACATGGAGAGAAACTATGAGAAACGCCAACACCTGGCGAGCATGTTATTGCCAGACCATCCTGATGATGGACG GATCTGTTTCACTGTTGTGAGTGAGCCCACCGAGGACAACCAGAGTGCTGAGTGCGAGGACATCGGGTCAGCTTTCGTTAGTGTACGAGATATTCTCAAGTCGGGCAAGAATATCTATGAAAAGGATATTCCTG TGTTTGATGTTCGAGATGGGAAGAGTGTGATCGGATCTCTCAATGTTACTGTCGAATGCCTTGAAGCTATGAAAGCTGTGCAAGAGGAACTCCAGTAG
- the LOC135495547 gene encoding protein fantom-like isoform X4, with amino-acid sequence MPEIRHNMDIDTDRVPVRDANSRKRAKMIAEDADPLAQREAHTRATVSKWTREDLEDKYLRMYEENIVLKKHARKQEDKIKRMATKLLRLVSDKKKTEHSDKGSGGHKGRDIETEEMLEDLHGKIRELEKHNAQLKDKLMVTKQQLTITGTRHTPYPNAQSRINTGIAKHHHSDARVTKNIRVQGPSPGLTGTARAHSPTLPRYGHSLLEDARFEIRKQERTIEELNEQINIYEQDVEFVKEQMRMREAEFEEDLLKIKQQATAGQRATVQENVDMIRLQREVKEKSMKLTSLTTKYQHMEDKLHTMKTSHDQLLMEMEHLNHQLNQEQNRVLTLQNELKAGSATQRKIYELEEQVESFKRDNAVLTEANEKLVTSAFDLERERDWRQRENALKVQIAQLEATLKADVGEKGGIIDKYAEERDARDKAEKELSEKQIQFYELKEEHDELKEKMKFFTKESAVDFTEIEETLVLVKQKKEKGEQELDFLQKVDGETRKDYQKQLTMLQAEYAETINELEKTRNMLIVQHNINKDYQIEVESVSRKMDEIKLEYETKLDEYAKLLDIRAARIKKLEAQLKDIAYGTRQYRITEDDDAMSDTEEFDETVHLERGQNLFEIHINKMMLSDEGLRAMGDEEPAVFCTWEFYEFEIQATTVMKSGRPEFDFTSQYIVKVDDFFLHYLQKETTTVELHHAFGTDYTTVAVCQLQFKDIFDKTHGRVHGVAQLIGTDSGTVGLNYGSVEYWIRLRVPMDQALRLYKERTKALGYITSNLKATDQALQALDETARGRPTDNVNEMHVKLIRCTGVKARREGTQPSPYAVYRFFDYPDHDTTIVQNSNNPEFNDHKSYPIPMTVDLDKYLKGQSLMVYVFDDTDPEEAAYLGVATVPLLPLAHDKTVKGTFELRQADGSVNGSVDVQLKWQYSYMPPKTSTKTAAQLLASGPAEKPGHPVLMPGEDLSKSPDAQATSFALPAPQAASTPMKSMAKAKARPQEMRVTFPPPSLEQPKEGPVQPIEEYISPAQAAQAASEVQEEYVTEMRLEKKKPTITLTESSKDGLTVTYGEPEFGQPQRPVPKPRTDENELEELAAIAARLEPTPPEPERMEVAAPQPEVEEEDVTKAKGTIAAAIRKKREAKAAREEAGSSTADSHPEPEVEDEDNVDGGEKSDKKKGKFSLKGIFGKGKKEKEEKKKEKKKKEEPVKEITPPVVRVEDDDEDTEIEEELEHDDVTEERPAETGESSMESDSEGLVLIGQRSKNKSASVKQADSVTVTIASFSLEEGTSIFTEPSVQMLFVEYRFLNCPPDELETPFSLPKPQNPHMPIVFNFQKIFHVDMERNYEKRQHLASMLLPDHPDDGRICFTVVSEPTEDNQSAECEDIGSAFVSVRDILKSGKNIYEKDIPVFDVRDGKSVIGSLNVTVECLEAMKAVQEELQ; translated from the exons ATGCCAGAGATTAGACACAATATGGACATCGATACTGACCGGGTTCCTGTCCGGGATGCAAATTCCCGGAAGAGAGCAAAAATGATTGCAGAAGATG CTGATCCCTTAGCCCAAAGAGAAGCGCACACCCGTGCCACGGTGTCAAAATGGACCCGTGAAGACCTCGAAGACAAGTACCTCCGAATGTACGAGGAGAATATCGTCTTGAAAAAACATGCGAGGAAGCAGGAGGATAAAATCAAAAG AATGGCCACAAAGCTTTTACGTCTTGTCAGCGACAAGAAGAAGACTGAGCACAGTGACAAGGGAAGTGGGG gcCACAAAGGACGAGATATAGAGACAGAAGAAATGCTCGAAGACCTGCATGGGAAGATCAGAGAATTAGAGAAACATAATGCACAGCTCAAAGACAAG CTTATGGTCACAAAACAACAGTTGACCATCACTGGCACCAGACACACACCGTACCCTAATGCTCAGTCAAGAATTAACACT GGCATTGCCAAACACCATCATAGTGATGCCAGGGTGACCAAGAATATCCGAGTGCagggaccatctccaggacTCACCGGCACAGCCAG AGCTCATTCACCTACATTACCTAGATATGGACACAGCTTACTGGAAGATGCCCGCTTTGAGATCAGGAAACA GGAAAGAACGATAGAGGAGCTGAACGAACAGATCAACATCTACGAGCAGGATGTAGAATTTGTAAAAGAGCAGATGAGAATGAGAGAGGCAGAGTTCGAGGAGGACCTGTTGAAGATCAAACAACAAGCGACTGCCGGGCAGCGGGCGACCGTCCAGGAGAATGTCGATATGATTCGGCTGCAGCGCGAGGTCAAGGAGAAGTCTATGAAGCTGACGTCATTGACGACGAAATATCAGCATATGGAAGAT AAACTCCACACGATGAAGACGAGTCATGACCAGTTGCTGATGGAAATGGAACATCTGAATCATCAGTTGAACCAGGAGCAGAATAGGGTACTGACGCTACAGAATGAACTCAAGGCTGGTTCCGCCACGCAGCGTAAAATTTACGAG CTTGAGGAGCAAGTGGAGTCGTTCAAGAGGGATAATGCTGTCCTTACGGAGGctaatgagaaacttgtcacaag TGCCTTTGACCTCGAGAGGGAGAGAGACTGGCGGCAGAGAGAGAACGCCCTGAAGGTCCAGATCGCACAACTGGAGGCGACACTCAAAGCTGACGTCGGAGAGAAGGGTGGCATAATTGATAAATATGCTGAAGAGAGGG aTGCCCGTGACAAGGCTGAGAAGGAACTTAGCGAGAAACAGATTCAGTTTTATGAACTGAAAGAAGAACATGACGAACTCAAAGAAAAGATGAAGTTCTTTACTAAG GAAAGTGCTGTCGATTTCACTGAGATTGAAGAAACTTTGGTTCTGGTGAAACAAAAGAAGGAGAAGGGAGAACAGGAACTGGACTTCCTACAGAAGGTGGATGGTGAGACAAGAAAAG ACTACCAGAAGCAGTTGACCATGCTTCAGGCCGAATACGCCGAGACAATAAATGAGCTCGAGAAGACGCGAAACATGTTAATCGTCCAGCACAACATCAACAAAGACTACCAGATTGAAGTGGAGTCAGTCAGTCGCAAGATGGACGAGATTAAATTAGAATACGAGACAAAACTTGACGAGTACGCCAAACTATTAGACATCAGAGCAGCTCGGATCAAG AAACTGGAAGCTCAACTCAAGGACATTGCATATGGAACAAGGCAGTATAGAATCACAGAAGATGATGAT GCGATGTCTGATACTGAAGAGTTTGACGAGACAGTTCACTTGGAGCGTGGCCAGAATCTGTTTGAGATTCATATCAACAAG ATGATGCTGTCTGATGAAGGCCTGCGGGCCATGGGGGATGAGGAACCAGCCGTCTTCTGTACCTGGGAGTTCTACGAGTTTGAAATCCAGGCAACAACTGTGATGAAGAGTGGCAG ACCTGAGTTTGACTTCACGTCTCAATATATTGTCAAGGTGGATGATTTCTTCCTTCACTATCTACAAAAG GAAACTACCACAGTTGAGCTGCACCATGCCTTTGGGACAGATTATACAACGGTGGCAGTCTGCCAGTTACAGTTCAAGGACATATTTGACAAGACACACGGCCGAGTCCATGGGGTTGCGCAGCTCATTG GTACGGACAGCGGTACTGTCGGTCTGAATTACGGAAGCGTCGAGTACTGGATAAGGTTGAGGGTCCCAATGGATCAGGCACTGCGCTTGTACAAG GAGCGTACTAAGGCCCTGGGTTACATCACATCCAACCTCAAGGCAACAGACCAAGCCCTTCAAGCCCTTGATGAGACAGCCAGGGGCAGACCAACGGACAATGTCAATGAGATGCATGTCAAGTTGATCAGGTGCACGGGTGTCAAGGCCAGGAGAGAAG GTACCCAGCCATCGCCGTACGCTGTGTACAGATTCTTTGACTACCCAGATCATGACACGACCATAGTTCAAAACAGTAACAACCCTGAGTTCAATGATCACAAGTCCTATCCTATCCCGATGACGGTCGACTTGGATAAATATCTGAAAGGCCAG TCGTTAATGGTTTACGTGTTTGACGACACTGACCCCGAGGAAGCAGCCTACCTCGGCGTGGCCACTGTCCCCCTGCTGCCCCTCGCCCACGACAAAACAGTCAAAGGAACGTTTGAATTGAGGCAGGCTGATGGTTCGGTCAATGGTAGCGTGGACGTCCAGTTGAAGTGGCAGTACTCGTATATGCCTCCGAAGACTTCCACCAAGACTGCAGCACAG CTCCTGGCCAGTGGTCCGGCCGAAAAGCCTGGGCACCCGGTCCTCATGCCAGGTGAGGACTTGTCCAAGTCACCAGACGCCCAGGCTACGAGCTTTGCCCTGCCCGCCCCACAGGCAGCGTCAACCCCCATGAAGTCAATGGCAAAGGCTAAGGCCAGGCCGCAGGAAATGAGGGTGACGTTCCCACCTCCGTCGTTAGAGCAACCGAAAGAGGGTCCGGTACAACCGATAGAGGAATACATATCACCAGCCCAGGCGGCCCAGGCAGCTTCAGAGGTACAGGAG GAATATGTCACTGAAATGCGTTTGGAAAAGAAGAAGCCGACAATAACGCTGACTGAGAGCTCTAAAGACGGCCTGACGGTGACGTACGGTGAGCCAGAGTTTGGTCAGCCACAGAGACCAGTCCCTAAGCCAAGAACAG ATGAGAATGAACTCGAGGAGTTGGCTGCAATCGCAGCACGCCTTGAACCCACCCCGCCGGAGCCTGAGAGGATGGAAG tggcggcgccacagcCTGAGGTGGAGGAGGAAGACGTGACGAAGGCCAAGGGGACAATCGCTGCTGCCATCAGGAAAAAAAGAGAGGCAAAGGCAGCACGGGAAGAAGCTG GTAGCAGCACGGCTGACAGTCATCCTGAACCTGAGGTGGAGGACGAAGATAATGTAGACGGTGGTGAAAAAAGTGAtaaaaagaaaggaaaattCTCCCTGAAGGGGATATTTGGGAAAG gaaagaaagaaaaagaagagaagaagaaggaaaagaaaaagaaag aggAGCCAGTTAAGGAAATCACG CCTCCAGTGGTTAGGGTTGAGGATGACGATGAAG ACACCGAGATAGAGGAAGAACTCGAACATGATGACGTCACCGAAGAGCGACCGGCTGAAACTGGAGAGTCGAGTATGGAGTCGGACAGCGAGGGATTGGTCCTGATTGGGCAAAGGAGTAAGAATAAGTCGGCCAGCGTG AAACAAGCCGACTCTGTCACAGTGACTATCGCGTCGTTCAGCCTCGAGGAAGGAACGTCCATTTTCACGGAGCCAAGTGTTCAGATGCTTTTCGTTGAATACCGGTTCCTTAATTGTCCACCAGACGAATTAGAGACGCCGTTCTCATTACCAAAGCCACAAAATCCACACATGCCTATCGTCTTTAACTTCCAGAAAA TATTTCACGTCGACATGGAGAGAAACTATGAGAAACGCCAACACCTGGCGAGCATGTTATTGCCAGACCATCCTGATGATGGACG GATCTGTTTCACTGTTGTGAGTGAGCCCACCGAGGACAACCAGAGTGCTGAGTGCGAGGACATCGGGTCAGCTTTCGTTAGTGTACGAGATATTCTCAAGTCGGGCAAGAATATCTATGAAAAGGATATTCCTG TGTTTGATGTTCGAGATGGGAAGAGTGTGATCGGATCTCTCAATGTTACTGTCGAATGCCTTGAAGCTATGAAAGCTGTGCAAGAGGAACTCCAGTAG